In Parus major isolate Abel chromosome 1, Parus_major1.1, whole genome shotgun sequence, the following proteins share a genomic window:
- the KCTD14 gene encoding BTB/POZ domain-containing protein KCTD14 isoform X2 yields the protein MSISSEHKPLGKQVTSSLHTLSPIVELNVGGEMYTTMLSTLKKHPGSKLAEMFTGQPKLRTDSEGRFFIDRPGTYFKYILEYLRSNQVPTQCIQDVYKEALFYDIEPLIKQLEDSPQIFGELVARRQFLARVPNYSENIELMIRIARAEAVASRQSGVIVCVVRTEEDAARCQDALNSLDMDKKSVVKFGPWKAVPSISDLLDCIQMDVEAKGYKISFQPHVAEKGFRFKSHDFFYKFLFTWW from the exons ATGAGTATTTCGTCAGAGCACAAGCCCCTTGGGAAGCAGGTCACCAGCAGCCTGCATACG ttgtcaCCAATTGTGGAGTTAAATGTTGGTGGGGAGATGTACACAACAATGCTGAGCACCTTGAAGAAACACCCTGGCTCCAAGCTGGCAGAGATGTTCACTGGCCAGCCCAAACTCAGGACTGACTCTGAAGGGAGGTTCTTCATTGACAGGCCAGGCACCTACTTCAAATACATCTTGGAGTACCTGCGCAGTAATCAAGTACCCACCCAGTGCATCCAAGATGTCTACAAGGAGGCATTGTTCTATGACATAGAGCCTTTGATCAAGCAGCTTGAGGACTCCCCACAGATCTTTGGGGAGCTCGTGGCGAGGAGGCAGTTTCTGGCTCGTGTGCCCAACTACAGCGAGAACATCGAGCTGATGATCCGCATCGCGAGGGCAGAAGCGGTTGCATCCCGACAGTCCGGCGTCATCGTATGTGTGGTCAGAACTGAGGAGGATGCAGCCAGGTGTCAGGATGCCTTGAACAGTTTGGACATGGATAAAAAATCCGTGGTGAAGTTTGGCCCCTGGAAGGCTGTGCCAAGTATTTCTGATCTGCTGGACTGCATTCAAATGGATGTAGAAGCCAAAGGgtataaaatatcttttcagcCCCATGTTGCTGAAAAAGGTTTTCGTTTCAAATCGCACGACTTCTTCTACAAGTTCCTGTTCACCTGGTGGTAG
- the KCTD14 gene encoding BTB/POZ domain-containing protein KCTD14 isoform X1 yields the protein MSISSEHKPLGKQVTSSLHTVSKLSPIVELNVGGEMYTTMLSTLKKHPGSKLAEMFTGQPKLRTDSEGRFFIDRPGTYFKYILEYLRSNQVPTQCIQDVYKEALFYDIEPLIKQLEDSPQIFGELVARRQFLARVPNYSENIELMIRIARAEAVASRQSGVIVCVVRTEEDAARCQDALNSLDMDKKSVVKFGPWKAVPSISDLLDCIQMDVEAKGYKISFQPHVAEKGFRFKSHDFFYKFLFTWW from the exons ATGAGTATTTCGTCAGAGCACAAGCCCCTTGGGAAGCAGGTCACCAGCAGCCTGCATACGGTGAGTAAG ttgtcaCCAATTGTGGAGTTAAATGTTGGTGGGGAGATGTACACAACAATGCTGAGCACCTTGAAGAAACACCCTGGCTCCAAGCTGGCAGAGATGTTCACTGGCCAGCCCAAACTCAGGACTGACTCTGAAGGGAGGTTCTTCATTGACAGGCCAGGCACCTACTTCAAATACATCTTGGAGTACCTGCGCAGTAATCAAGTACCCACCCAGTGCATCCAAGATGTCTACAAGGAGGCATTGTTCTATGACATAGAGCCTTTGATCAAGCAGCTTGAGGACTCCCCACAGATCTTTGGGGAGCTCGTGGCGAGGAGGCAGTTTCTGGCTCGTGTGCCCAACTACAGCGAGAACATCGAGCTGATGATCCGCATCGCGAGGGCAGAAGCGGTTGCATCCCGACAGTCCGGCGTCATCGTATGTGTGGTCAGAACTGAGGAGGATGCAGCCAGGTGTCAGGATGCCTTGAACAGTTTGGACATGGATAAAAAATCCGTGGTGAAGTTTGGCCCCTGGAAGGCTGTGCCAAGTATTTCTGATCTGCTGGACTGCATTCAAATGGATGTAGAAGCCAAAGGgtataaaatatcttttcagcCCCATGTTGCTGAAAAAGGTTTTCGTTTCAAATCGCACGACTTCTTCTACAAGTTCCTGTTCACCTGGTGGTAG